The proteins below come from a single Gordonia sp. X0973 genomic window:
- a CDS encoding flotillin family protein, with the protein MSTLIPAIGIAVVLIVIFVILLLSRYRVPGAEEAFIVTGTGKGHQGKVYRGTGTFVLPVVQKATRVQLSSVKADLDTSTPANDGIELKVRGVAVVKVGDTPEDILKAGPRFGDDLMRINSLVTEQLSGELRSIVGTMTAKSILVDRQQLVDQVAQSIKEILANQGLVLDSFSINDVQDSDGQYFSDLAAKERSDQSAIAAQSRAIAHRVAEQSRIENEQAIIEQQRELDIQRETARQATDRASAEADAVRPLVEAERRRVQVEKDNEVAAQRAILRDTELDAEVRRPAEAELYAAQQRAEAKKAEITAEAEARAAGIRITGEAEAQALEMRAEALGKLDQVGQLELVLSKLPEIVRAAAEPLSEASITLVGDSVDPLTRGAGSGLAGGLEVIRGTTGLDIAGLLADLGDKVTGSQGADVRKADDDKSGE; encoded by the coding sequence ATGTCGACACTGATCCCGGCGATCGGTATTGCCGTCGTCCTGATCGTCATCTTCGTCATCCTGCTGTTGTCGCGGTACCGCGTGCCCGGCGCCGAGGAGGCGTTCATCGTCACCGGTACCGGCAAGGGCCACCAGGGCAAGGTTTACCGCGGTACGGGTACGTTCGTGCTCCCCGTCGTCCAGAAGGCCACGCGCGTGCAGCTGTCGTCGGTGAAGGCCGACCTGGACACCTCGACGCCCGCCAACGACGGCATCGAGCTGAAGGTCCGCGGCGTGGCCGTCGTCAAGGTCGGCGACACCCCCGAGGACATCCTCAAGGCCGGCCCCCGTTTCGGCGACGACCTCATGCGGATCAACTCGCTGGTCACCGAGCAGCTTTCCGGTGAGCTGCGGTCCATCGTCGGCACCATGACCGCCAAGAGCATCCTCGTCGACCGCCAGCAGCTCGTCGACCAGGTGGCCCAGTCGATCAAGGAGATCCTGGCCAACCAGGGGCTGGTCCTGGACAGCTTCTCCATCAACGACGTCCAGGATTCCGACGGCCAGTACTTCAGCGACCTGGCCGCCAAGGAGCGCTCCGACCAGTCGGCCATCGCGGCCCAGTCGCGCGCCATCGCACACCGCGTCGCCGAGCAGAGCCGCATCGAGAACGAGCAGGCCATCATCGAGCAGCAGCGCGAGCTCGACATCCAGCGCGAGACGGCCCGGCAGGCCACCGACCGCGCATCCGCAGAGGCCGACGCCGTGCGCCCGCTCGTCGAGGCCGAGCGTCGCCGCGTCCAGGTGGAGAAGGACAACGAGGTCGCCGCACAGCGGGCTATCCTCCGCGACACCGAACTCGACGCCGAGGTCCGCCGCCCGGCCGAGGCCGAGCTGTACGCCGCGCAGCAGCGGGCCGAGGCGAAGAAAGCCGAGATCACCGCGGAGGCGGAGGCGCGTGCCGCCGGCATCCGGATCACCGGTGAGGCCGAGGCGCAGGCCCTGGAGATGCGTGCCGAGGCGCTCGGCAAGCTCGACCAGGTCGGTCAGCTGGAGCTGGTGCTCTCCAAGCTGCCGGAGATCGTCCGCGCCGCAGCGGAGCCGCTCTCGGAGGCCAGCATCACCCTGGTCGGTGACTCGGTGGACCCGCTGACCCGCGGCGCCGGGTCGGGGCTGGCCGGTGGTCTGGAGGTCATCCGGGGTACCACCGGTCTCGACATCGCCGGACTGCTCGCCGATCTGGGCGACAAGGTCACCGGGAGCCAGGGCGCCGACGTCCGCAAAGCCGACGACGACAAGTCGGGCGAGTAG
- the whiA gene encoding DNA-binding protein WhiA translates to MTAAVKDELSRLNVTQVSCRRAEVSALLRFAGGLHIVSGSVVVEAEVDTGNVARRLRREIHDLYGYPSDVHVLRSGGLRKGSRYIVRVVKDGEALARRTGLLDLRGRPVRGLPAMVVGGSVADAEAAWRGAFLAHGSLTEPGRSSALEVSCPGPEAALALVGAARRLGVAAKAREVRGGDRVVIRDGEAIGALLTRMGAQDTRLEWEERRMRREVRATANRLANFDDANLRRSARAAVAAAARVERALEILGDEVPDHLITAGQLRVTHRQASLEELGKLADPPMTKDAVAGRIRRLLSMADKKARADGIPDTESVVTSELLDEA, encoded by the coding sequence ATGACAGCCGCCGTCAAGGACGAACTCAGCCGACTCAACGTCACCCAGGTGAGTTGCCGTCGTGCCGAGGTTTCTGCGCTGCTGCGCTTCGCCGGGGGGCTGCACATCGTCAGCGGCTCGGTCGTCGTCGAGGCCGAGGTCGACACGGGCAATGTCGCCCGCCGTCTGCGCCGCGAGATCCACGACCTGTACGGCTATCCGTCCGACGTGCACGTGCTGCGCAGCGGCGGCCTCCGCAAGGGTTCCCGCTACATCGTTCGGGTGGTAAAGGACGGCGAAGCCCTGGCGCGCCGCACCGGCTTGCTCGACCTGCGGGGCCGCCCGGTCCGTGGTCTGCCCGCGATGGTCGTCGGCGGCAGCGTCGCCGACGCCGAGGCCGCCTGGCGCGGCGCCTTCCTCGCCCACGGCTCGCTCACCGAACCGGGCCGCTCCTCGGCCCTGGAAGTCAGCTGCCCGGGGCCGGAGGCGGCCCTCGCGCTGGTCGGGGCCGCCCGCCGGCTCGGCGTCGCGGCCAAGGCGCGCGAGGTGCGCGGCGGCGACCGCGTGGTCATCCGCGACGGTGAGGCCATCGGCGCGCTGCTGACGAGGATGGGCGCGCAGGACACCCGCCTGGAGTGGGAGGAGCGACGCATGCGGCGCGAGGTCCGCGCCACCGCCAACCGCCTCGCCAACTTCGACGACGCGAACCTGCGCCGCTCCGCCCGGGCCGCGGTCGCCGCGGCCGCCCGCGTCGAGCGGGCGTTGGAGATCCTCGGCGACGAGGTGCCCGATCACCTGATCACCGCGGGACAGCTGCGCGTCACCCACCGGCAGGCGTCGCTGGAGGAACTCGGAAAACTCGCCGACCCACCGATGACCAAGGACGCGGTCGCCGGACGGATCCGCCGCCTGCTCTCGATGGCCGACAAGAAGGCGCGCGCCGACGGCATCCCGGACACCGAGTCCGTCGTCACCTCGGAGCTCCTCGACGAGGCGTGA
- the tpiA gene encoding triose-phosphate isomerase — MASSRKPLIAGNWKMNMTHLEAIALVQNIDFRLPNKYYEKVDVTVIPPFTDIRSVQTIVDGDKLLLTYGAQDLSEHDSGAYTGEISGAFLAKLDCTFVVVGHSERRTYHQETDEVVLAKTKAALRHELTPIVCIGEGLEVREAGDHIAFNTAQLKGSLAGLSAAEIAKTVIAYEPVWAIGTGRVASADDAQEVCAAVRATVAELADDATAEKIRILYGGSVNAKNIADLIAQPDVDGALVGGASLKADEFATLSAIAAGGPLP, encoded by the coding sequence ATGGCGTCTAGCCGCAAGCCGCTCATCGCCGGCAACTGGAAGATGAACATGACGCACCTCGAGGCGATCGCCCTGGTGCAGAACATCGATTTCCGGCTGCCGAACAAGTACTACGAGAAGGTCGACGTGACGGTGATCCCGCCGTTCACCGACATCCGCAGCGTGCAGACGATCGTCGACGGCGACAAGCTGCTGCTCACCTACGGTGCACAGGACCTGTCCGAACACGATTCCGGTGCGTACACCGGTGAGATCAGCGGCGCCTTCCTGGCCAAGCTGGACTGCACCTTCGTCGTCGTCGGCCACTCCGAGCGCCGTACCTACCACCAGGAGACCGACGAGGTCGTCCTGGCGAAGACCAAGGCCGCGCTGCGCCACGAGTTGACCCCGATCGTCTGCATCGGCGAGGGGCTCGAGGTGCGCGAGGCCGGCGACCACATCGCGTTCAACACCGCGCAGCTCAAGGGCTCCCTGGCCGGTCTGAGCGCCGCGGAGATCGCCAAGACGGTCATCGCCTACGAGCCCGTGTGGGCCATCGGCACCGGCCGCGTCGCCAGCGCCGACGATGCGCAGGAAGTCTGCGCCGCGGTCCGCGCCACCGTCGCCGAGCTGGCCGACGACGCGACTGCCGAGAAGATCCGCATCCTCTACGGCGGCTCGGTCAACGCGAAGAACATCGCCGATCTGATCGCGCAGCCCGACGTCGACGGCGCGCTCGTCGGCGGCGCCTCGCTGAAGGCCGACGAGTTCGCGACCCTCTCCGCCATCGCCGCGGGCGGCCCGCTCCCGTAG
- the pgk gene encoding phosphoglycerate kinase, translated as MAVPSLADLLETGVAGRIVLVRSDLNVPLDDNGNITDPGRIVASAPTIRKLAEAGAGVIVTAHLGRPKGEPDPKLSLAPVAARLGEELGRNVQLASDVVGTDALARAEGLTDGDVLLLENIRFDPRETSKDDAERESLAKALVELTGTDGAFVSDGFGVVHRKQASVYDVAKLLPHYAGDLVHTEVQVLSRLTEDPARPYAVVLGGSKVSDKLGVIEALAPKVDTLVIGGGMAFTFLAAQGYGVGTSLLQEDQIDVCKDLLDRFADVIRLPVDVVVADKFAADADSKTVAADQIPDGWMGLDIGPESVKRFAAVLSGAKTIFWNGPSGVFEFEKFAAGTKGVAEAIAATTKDGAFTVVGGGDSAAAVRALGIPDSDFSHISTGGGASLEYLEGKELPGLTVLGEANGV; from the coding sequence ATGGCCGTGCCCTCTCTCGCCGACCTGTTGGAGACCGGGGTCGCCGGGCGCATCGTTCTGGTGCGCTCGGACCTCAACGTCCCGCTCGACGACAACGGAAACATCACCGATCCGGGCCGGATCGTGGCGTCGGCGCCGACGATCCGCAAGCTCGCCGAGGCGGGCGCGGGCGTCATCGTCACCGCCCACCTGGGCCGGCCCAAGGGGGAGCCGGATCCGAAGCTCTCGTTGGCACCGGTGGCCGCGCGGTTGGGCGAGGAGTTGGGCCGCAACGTGCAGCTCGCCTCCGACGTGGTGGGCACGGATGCGCTCGCCCGGGCCGAGGGGCTGACCGACGGCGACGTCCTCCTGCTGGAGAACATCCGGTTCGATCCGCGGGAGACCAGCAAGGACGACGCCGAGCGGGAGTCGCTCGCGAAGGCGCTCGTCGAACTCACCGGCACCGACGGTGCGTTCGTCTCCGACGGCTTCGGCGTCGTGCATCGCAAGCAGGCGTCGGTCTACGACGTCGCGAAGCTGCTGCCGCACTACGCGGGCGACCTGGTCCACACCGAGGTGCAGGTGCTCTCGCGCCTGACCGAGGACCCGGCGCGGCCGTACGCGGTGGTGCTCGGCGGCTCGAAGGTGTCCGACAAGCTGGGCGTCATCGAGGCGCTGGCGCCGAAGGTCGACACCCTGGTCATCGGCGGCGGGATGGCATTCACCTTCCTCGCGGCCCAGGGCTACGGGGTCGGGACGTCGCTGCTGCAAGAGGACCAGATCGACGTCTGCAAGGATCTGCTCGACCGCTTCGCCGACGTCATCCGCCTGCCCGTCGACGTCGTCGTCGCCGACAAGTTCGCCGCGGATGCGGATTCGAAGACGGTGGCGGCCGACCAGATCCCCGACGGCTGGATGGGGCTCGACATCGGGCCGGAGTCGGTCAAGCGGTTCGCCGCGGTCCTCTCTGGTGCCAAGACGATCTTCTGGAACGGCCCGTCGGGCGTCTTCGAGTTCGAGAAGTTCGCCGCCGGCACCAAGGGGGTCGCGGAGGCGATCGCGGCCACGACGAAGGACGGCGCGTTCACCGTCGTCGGCGGCGGCGACTCGGCTGCCGCGGTCCGCGCACTGGGCATCCCGGACAGCGATTTCTCGCATATCTCGACCGGCGGCGGCGCATCGTTGGAGTATCTCGAGGGCAAGGAATTGCCGGGACTGACCGTGTTGGGAGAAGCCAATGGCGTCTAG
- the gap gene encoding type I glyceraldehyde-3-phosphate dehydrogenase yields MTVRVGVNGFGRIGRNFFRAVEAQKALGTTDIEIVAVNDLTDNATLAHLLKFDSILGRLPEDVRLEGDDTIVVGDKKIKALEVKEGPAAIPWGDLGVDVVVESTGIFTARDKAQGHLDAGAKKVIISAPASDEDITIVMGVNDDKYDGSQNIISNASCTTNCLGPMAKVLNDEFGIVKGLMTTVHAYTQDQNLQDGPHKDLRRARAAAINVVPTSTGAAKAIGLVLPELKGKLDGYALRVPIPTGSVTDLTANLAKSATVEEINAAMKAAAEGPLKGILKYYDAPIVSSDIVTDPHSSLFDAGLTKVIDDQAKVVSWYDNEWGYSNRLVDLIGLVAKSL; encoded by the coding sequence GTGACTGTTCGCGTAGGCGTCAACGGATTCGGCCGAATCGGCCGCAACTTCTTCCGCGCCGTGGAGGCCCAGAAGGCGCTCGGCACGACCGACATCGAGATCGTCGCCGTCAACGACCTGACCGACAACGCCACGCTGGCACACCTGCTGAAGTTCGACTCGATCCTGGGCCGCCTTCCCGAGGATGTGCGGCTCGAGGGCGACGACACCATCGTCGTCGGCGACAAGAAGATCAAGGCCCTGGAGGTCAAGGAGGGCCCGGCGGCCATTCCGTGGGGCGACCTCGGCGTCGACGTCGTCGTCGAGTCCACCGGCATCTTCACCGCGCGCGACAAGGCCCAGGGCCACCTCGACGCCGGTGCCAAGAAGGTCATCATCTCCGCGCCGGCCTCCGACGAGGACATCACCATCGTCATGGGCGTCAACGACGACAAGTACGACGGCAGCCAGAACATCATCTCCAACGCCTCGTGCACCACGAACTGCCTCGGCCCGATGGCCAAGGTCCTCAACGACGAGTTCGGCATCGTCAAGGGCCTGATGACCACCGTTCATGCCTACACGCAGGACCAGAACCTGCAGGACGGCCCGCACAAGGACCTGCGCCGCGCGCGTGCCGCCGCGATCAACGTCGTCCCGACCTCGACCGGTGCCGCCAAGGCCATCGGCCTGGTGCTGCCGGAGCTGAAGGGCAAGCTCGACGGCTACGCGCTGCGGGTGCCGATCCCGACCGGCTCGGTCACCGACCTCACCGCGAACCTGGCGAAGTCGGCCACCGTCGAGGAGATCAACGCCGCGATGAAGGCCGCCGCCGAGGGCCCGCTCAAGGGCATCCTGAAGTACTACGACGCGCCGATCGTCTCCAGCGACATCGTCACCGACCCGCACAGCTCGCTGTTCGACGCCGGTCTGACCAAGGTCATCGACGACCAGGCGAAGGTCGTCTCCTGGTACGACAACGAGTGGGGCTACTCGAACCGCCTGGTCGACCTGATCGGCCTCGTCGCCAAGTCGCTCTAA
- a CDS encoding SDR family oxidoreductase — protein MSSTSGNKTALVTGASSGIGLEVARELDRRGYRVIGTSRNPDALAAADRLPGVEYVALDLADRESISKCAEAVGDVDIVVHNAGESQSGPLEELPDDAVDRLFQTNVFGAVQLTQRLLPHMREQHYGRVITVGSMLASFPLAHRGSYCAAKAALKGFALSARQELSPFGVWVSHVEPGSIATGIGTRRTHYIADDSPYRDDYDTMIANLDANEQAGISPAKVAKTIVAAIEADPPKEFYAVGSNAPLVFTLKRLVPRRVVTTMVARRHGLKR, from the coding sequence ATGTCGTCTACGAGTGGTAACAAGACCGCGCTGGTCACCGGCGCCTCGTCGGGTATCGGGCTGGAGGTCGCGCGGGAACTGGACCGCCGCGGCTACCGGGTGATCGGCACCAGCCGCAACCCGGACGCCCTCGCCGCCGCCGACCGGCTGCCCGGCGTCGAATACGTTGCCCTTGACCTGGCCGACCGGGAGTCCATCAGCAAGTGTGCCGAGGCAGTGGGCGACGTCGACATCGTCGTGCACAACGCGGGGGAGAGCCAGTCCGGGCCGTTGGAGGAGTTGCCCGACGACGCCGTGGACCGTCTGTTCCAGACCAACGTGTTCGGTGCCGTGCAACTGACCCAGCGCCTGTTGCCGCATATGCGCGAGCAGCACTACGGCCGCGTCATCACCGTGGGATCGATGTTGGCGAGCTTTCCGCTGGCACACCGGGGTTCCTACTGCGCGGCCAAGGCGGCGCTCAAGGGGTTCGCCCTCTCCGCCCGTCAGGAGCTCTCGCCGTTCGGGGTCTGGGTTTCCCATGTGGAACCGGGATCGATCGCCACCGGGATCGGGACGCGCCGTACCCACTACATCGCCGACGACTCGCCCTATCGCGACGACTACGACACGATGATTGCCAATCTCGACGCGAATGAACAGGCCGGAATCTCACCGGCGAAGGTGGCGAAGACGATCGTCGCGGCGATCGAGGCCGACCCGCCGAAGGAGTTCTACGCCGTCGGGTCGAACGCGCCACTCGTCTTCACCCTGAAACGCCTGGTCCCGCGCCGCGTGGTCACCACGATGGTGGCACGCCGGCACGGGCTCAAGCGCTAG
- the ppc gene encoding phosphoenolpyruvate carboxylase — MGDADPDPAVPVSSAQWRPAGTIVSHLEVDKTDRALTEPLREDIRLLGGMLGDVIREHSGAATFNLVEGSRQAAFDIREDALDRDALAGRYTDQPAAELLPVARAFSLFALLANLAEDIHRERRRSIHLRAGDKPQNSSLAATYAKLAAAGLTSERVSAELSDATVVPVITAHPTETRRRTIFDAQNRITELMRLRRRTELTPAEEEAALAAIRRQILTMWQTALIRLDRLSILDEIAAGLRYYDATFFDVVPRINNETRGALCAAYPDAGLENAPLIRMGSWIGGDRDGNPFVTGDVVATATSSAARMAFAHHLAECTALAQELSMSERLITVPSGLADLAATAAGASADEPFRAALQVIRERLSTTALARLGPSAASLPHLIESDRAPYDGKESLRTDLDVIDAALRANADDDIADDRLLRLREGVRVFGFNLSGLDMRQNSEMHETVVAELLAWAGVHEDYLSLAEEDRVAVLTRELRSRRPLTGPEAELSELAVKELTIVRAAATAIETFGPESVPNYVISMCTSVSDMLEALILLKEAGLYDAGGGEGARSALRVVPLFETIEDLQQGAATILAALDVPLYRQVVEGQQNMQEVMLGYSDSNKDGGYLAANWALYRGELDLVEAAKRAGVRLRLFHGRGGTVGRGGGPSYEAILAQPPGAVQGSLRITEQGEIIAAKYAEPVSAHRNLETILAATIESSLLDVEGLGDDSERAYSILDDLAARARTAYGDLVHRTNGFVEYFTTSTPLSEIGELNIGSRPASRKQTKQISDLRAIPWVLSWSQSRVMLPGWYGTGTAFAEWIGDDDGSAGRLETLRDYNRRWPFFASVMSNMAQVLAKSDMGVAHRYSQLVPDAALRDRVFGRIVAEHELTIAMHALITDSDDLLADNPALKRSVYNRFPYLEPLNLLQVELLRRYRAGDDSREVRRGILITMNGLATALRNSG; from the coding sequence ATGGGTGATGCAGATCCTGATCCGGCCGTACCCGTTTCCTCTGCGCAATGGCGCCCGGCGGGCACCATCGTCAGCCACCTCGAGGTGGACAAGACCGATCGCGCATTGACCGAACCCCTCCGCGAGGACATCCGCCTGCTCGGCGGGATGCTCGGCGACGTCATCCGCGAGCATTCCGGTGCCGCGACGTTCAACCTGGTCGAGGGATCGCGGCAGGCCGCCTTCGACATCCGGGAGGATGCGCTCGACCGGGATGCCCTCGCCGGCCGCTACACCGACCAGCCGGCCGCCGAACTCCTGCCCGTCGCGCGGGCGTTCTCACTCTTCGCGCTGCTGGCCAATCTCGCCGAGGACATCCACCGGGAGCGGCGGCGTTCGATCCACCTGCGTGCCGGTGACAAACCGCAGAACAGCAGCCTGGCGGCGACCTATGCGAAGCTCGCGGCGGCCGGGCTGACCAGCGAACGCGTCTCCGCTGAACTCTCCGACGCGACGGTGGTGCCGGTCATCACCGCCCACCCCACCGAGACCCGGCGGCGCACGATCTTCGACGCCCAGAACCGGATCACCGAGTTGATGCGCCTGCGCCGCCGCACCGAGCTGACCCCGGCAGAGGAGGAGGCGGCCCTGGCCGCCATCCGACGCCAGATCCTCACGATGTGGCAGACCGCGCTGATCCGCCTCGACCGCCTGAGCATCCTCGACGAGATCGCCGCCGGCTTGCGGTATTACGACGCCACCTTCTTCGACGTCGTGCCGCGGATCAACAACGAGACCCGCGGCGCCCTGTGCGCCGCCTATCCCGACGCCGGGCTGGAGAATGCCCCGCTCATCCGGATGGGATCATGGATCGGCGGCGACCGCGACGGGAACCCGTTCGTCACCGGTGACGTGGTCGCGACGGCCACCTCGTCGGCCGCCCGGATGGCCTTCGCGCACCACCTCGCCGAGTGCACCGCGCTCGCACAGGAGCTCAGCATGTCCGAACGGCTGATCACCGTTCCCTCCGGTCTGGCCGATCTCGCCGCAACGGCGGCGGGGGCTTCGGCCGACGAGCCGTTCCGCGCCGCGCTGCAGGTGATCCGCGAGCGGCTGTCGACGACGGCGTTGGCCCGTCTCGGACCGTCGGCGGCCTCCCTGCCGCATCTGATCGAGAGCGATCGCGCCCCCTACGACGGCAAGGAGTCGTTGCGCACCGACCTCGACGTCATCGACGCGGCCCTGCGCGCGAACGCCGACGACGACATCGCCGACGACCGGCTGCTGCGCCTGCGGGAAGGCGTCCGGGTATTCGGGTTCAACCTGTCCGGTCTGGATATGCGGCAGAACTCCGAGATGCACGAGACGGTCGTCGCCGAACTGTTGGCCTGGGCGGGTGTGCACGAGGACTATCTCTCACTGGCGGAGGAGGACCGTGTCGCCGTCCTGACGCGGGAACTGCGGTCCCGGCGGCCGTTGACCGGGCCGGAGGCCGAGCTCAGCGAACTCGCCGTCAAGGAGTTGACGATCGTCCGGGCCGCGGCGACCGCGATCGAGACCTTCGGACCCGAGTCCGTGCCCAACTACGTGATCAGCATGTGTACCTCGGTCAGCGACATGCTCGAGGCGCTGATCCTGCTGAAGGAGGCCGGTCTCTACGACGCCGGCGGCGGGGAGGGCGCCCGGAGCGCGCTGCGCGTCGTCCCGTTGTTCGAGACCATCGAGGACCTGCAACAGGGAGCCGCGACGATCCTGGCGGCGCTGGACGTGCCGCTGTACCGCCAGGTCGTCGAGGGCCAGCAGAACATGCAGGAGGTCATGCTCGGCTACTCCGACTCGAACAAGGACGGCGGATACCTGGCGGCGAACTGGGCGTTGTACCGCGGCGAACTCGACCTGGTCGAGGCGGCGAAGCGCGCCGGTGTCCGGCTGCGGCTGTTCCACGGCCGCGGCGGGACGGTCGGCCGCGGCGGCGGGCCCAGCTACGAGGCCATCCTCGCCCAACCTCCCGGGGCGGTGCAGGGCTCGCTGCGGATCACCGAGCAGGGCGAGATCATCGCGGCGAAGTATGCCGAGCCGGTTTCGGCCCACCGCAACCTCGAGACCATCCTCGCCGCCACCATCGAGTCGTCGCTGCTCGACGTGGAGGGGCTCGGCGACGACTCCGAGCGCGCCTACTCGATTCTCGACGACCTCGCCGCGCGTGCCCGCACCGCCTACGGCGACCTGGTCCACCGGACCAACGGATTCGTCGAATACTTCACCACGTCGACGCCGCTCTCGGAGATCGGGGAACTCAACATCGGCAGCCGTCCGGCGTCGCGTAAGCAGACCAAGCAGATCTCCGACCTGCGGGCCATCCCGTGGGTGCTGTCGTGGAGCCAGTCGCGCGTCATGCTGCCCGGCTGGTACGGGACGGGCACCGCCTTCGCCGAGTGGATCGGCGACGACGACGGATCGGCCGGGCGGCTCGAGACGCTGCGCGACTACAACCGGCGCTGGCCCTTCTTCGCCAGTGTCATGTCGAATATGGCGCAGGTGCTCGCCAAGTCCGATATGGGTGTCGCGCACCGGTACTCCCAGCTGGTGCCCGACGCGGCGCTGCGCGACCGCGTCTTCGGCCGGATCGTCGCCGAGCACGAGTTGACGATCGCCATGCACGCCCTGATCACGGACTCCGACGACCTCCTCGCCGACAACCCGGCGCTCAAGCGCTCGGTCTACAACCGCTTCCCCTACCTGGAGCCGCTGAACCTGCTGCAGGTCGAACTCCTGCGCCGCTACCGCGCCGGAGACGACAGCCGCGAGGTCCGCCGGGGCATCCTGATCACGATGAACGGACTGGCCACCGCGCTGCGCAACAGTGGCTAG
- the secG gene encoding preprotein translocase subunit SecG, with amino-acid sequence MKLALQIGIAVTSLLLVVLVLLHRGKGGGLSSLFGGGVQSSLSGSSVVERNLDRMTIIVGFLWVVLIVGMELQIKLSH; translated from the coding sequence GTGAAACTCGCCCTTCAGATCGGAATCGCCGTCACCAGCTTGCTGTTGGTGGTGCTGGTCCTGCTGCACCGCGGCAAGGGTGGCGGACTCTCGTCGCTGTTCGGCGGCGGCGTGCAGTCGAGCCTGTCGGGTTCGAGCGTGGTGGAGCGCAACCTCGACCGCATGACCATCATCGTCGGATTCCTGTGGGTCGTCCTGATCGTCGGCATGGAATTGCAGATCAAGCTTTCGCACTGA